A region of Oceaniferula marina DNA encodes the following proteins:
- a CDS encoding VanZ family protein, whose translation MKMQPGSFSRWLFFVYGVGMLGLVALADLAGGLIQWPLIQRIPWGDKLGHVLLFGGLGFCLNLWVASVECLRGKHLLVTVGLLLVVTLEELSQRYLVHRNFDWYDLLANLLGILLFSWLACRVTAWRRESGD comes from the coding sequence ATGAAGATGCAACCCGGTTCGTTCAGTCGCTGGCTCTTTTTTGTTTATGGCGTTGGGATGCTCGGACTGGTGGCCTTGGCCGATTTGGCGGGTGGTTTGATTCAGTGGCCACTGATCCAACGGATTCCATGGGGAGACAAGCTTGGCCATGTCCTTCTATTTGGCGGACTGGGCTTTTGTTTGAACTTATGGGTGGCAAGTGTCGAGTGTTTGCGCGGTAAGCATCTTTTGGTGACGGTGGGATTGCTGCTTGTCGTCACCCTTGAGGAGTTATCGCAGCGCTACTTGGTTCATCGGAATTTTGATTGGTATGATTTGCTTGCCAATCTACTGGGAATCCTGCTGTTTTCATGGCTCGCTTGCCGGGTGACTGCCTGGCGCCGGGAAAGCGGGGATTGA
- a CDS encoding DUF1232 domain-containing protein translates to MKSFFVALMALLSALYLLNPTAGVDLIPDVLPIIGNIDEATAMAVFVACLRYFGYDLSGFLGKRKQSGGQKHRGQTVDVD, encoded by the coding sequence ATGAAGAGTTTTTTTGTGGCCTTGATGGCTCTGCTTTCAGCCTTGTACTTGCTGAATCCAACAGCAGGGGTGGATTTGATTCCTGATGTGCTTCCGATTATAGGAAATATTGATGAGGCGACGGCCATGGCGGTGTTTGTCGCTTGCTTGCGCTACTTCGGATATGATTTGTCCGGGTTCCTGGGCAAACGAAAGCAGTCCGGCGGGCAGAAGCATCGCGGGCAGACCGTTGATGTGGATTAA
- a CDS encoding ExbD/TolR family protein: MKKTSLSQLDESLTSDEPCLDISSLIDVCFLLLIYFLVTTTIQPREQDLKMALPPVIGDAKYPQTPMIIELRQGGEVVVNPGDAAELFDSDVHNRSLPQLKNRLSLLCSLGGNDFPSVMLQVHDEVQQQRYIDVINCLAGAGVQHISLRD; encoded by the coding sequence ATGAAAAAGACATCCCTTAGCCAACTCGACGAATCCTTGACCTCCGACGAACCTTGCTTGGATATTTCTTCGCTCATTGACGTCTGCTTTTTACTGCTCATCTACTTTTTAGTGACCACCACCATTCAGCCGCGGGAACAGGATCTGAAGATGGCTTTGCCACCAGTGATAGGTGATGCAAAATATCCTCAGACACCTATGATCATTGAGCTCCGGCAAGGGGGAGAGGTGGTCGTCAATCCCGGCGATGCTGCCGAGTTGTTTGATTCGGATGTCCATAACCGTAGCTTGCCCCAGTTGAAAAATCGATTGAGCCTCTTGTGTTCGCTGGGCGGCAATGATTTTCCAAGTGTGATGCTCCAGGTGCATGATGAAGTGCAGCAGCAGCGCTACATCGATGTGATCAATTGCCTTGCTGGTGCCGGAGTTCAGCACATTTCACTCCGTGATTGA
- a CDS encoding type II secretion system protein: MNRNLSRSPFSRVRSCLRPSGVVPAFTLIEMLVVISIIAVLLTVGALGLKNLSRGSGVSAGLPVAEAVFAEARAIAIGKGTNSMVLVHAQNDKDDELHRDRYLRYLVIAFEQLDDSGEPNGTWEIASRGVSLPKGVYFMKDLSEQGGMNLSTTTLRLPGKSDSKCYVYQFNAEGMMSDPEPDENGTNVPRFVIGSASLPPGAEEPRLVGKNVGGFVVWRSGRTSLFRHPEQIDSSL; the protein is encoded by the coding sequence ATGAATCGTAACCTGTCCCGATCTCCGTTTTCTCGTGTTCGTTCTTGTTTGCGGCCGTCAGGTGTGGTGCCGGCATTTACCTTGATTGAGATGCTGGTGGTGATTTCGATCATCGCAGTGCTCTTGACTGTCGGAGCCTTGGGCTTGAAGAACTTGTCGAGAGGTTCAGGCGTGAGCGCCGGACTTCCTGTCGCCGAAGCGGTTTTTGCCGAGGCCAGAGCCATCGCGATTGGTAAAGGGACCAATTCCATGGTGCTGGTGCATGCCCAGAATGACAAGGATGATGAGCTGCATCGGGACCGCTATTTGCGTTATCTGGTGATTGCTTTTGAGCAGCTCGATGATTCTGGAGAGCCAAATGGAACCTGGGAGATTGCATCCAGAGGGGTGAGCCTTCCCAAGGGAGTCTATTTCATGAAGGACTTGAGCGAACAAGGGGGGATGAACTTGAGTACCACAACGCTCCGCCTGCCCGGTAAGAGTGACTCCAAGTGCTATGTCTACCAGTTTAATGCCGAGGGCATGATGAGTGACCCCGAGCCTGATGAAAATGGAACCAACGTGCCTCGCTTTGTCATAGGTTCGGCTTCGTTACCACCTGGTGCTGAAGAACCCAGATTGGTGGGTAAAAACGTGGGTGGTTTTGTGGTTTGGCGCAGCGGGCGTACGTCCTTGTTTCGTCATCCCGAGCAAATCGATTCCAGCTTGTAA
- a CDS encoding type IV pilus modification PilV family protein — MNKPVLTMSRRSNHQGFTLVETVIAMGIITIMITAFMAAFGPAVKGIQKSISAKEANRLATTLEYELSILRFEEENSDGAEYTTAFEKAFEWIEESGTNDRDSYILLYQYRGDPDKVRDDGSLEPQADKSKQLPGSDYVLQSVVRRLGDDKVSEELQPGIVEGRVFFVRMTQLVFDNGELKLAGQDGVPGGLGQIIDPTEPRDTVTDHTDYPEATIAFQAQFYVLKSSVYSYVNGTFDLDDDNNDGHPDATGKPAFVRNMAVRR, encoded by the coding sequence ATGAATAAACCAGTTTTAACGATGTCCCGTCGCAGCAACCATCAAGGTTTCACCTTGGTTGAGACGGTGATAGCCATGGGTATCATTACGATTATGATAACGGCGTTCATGGCGGCATTTGGCCCTGCTGTTAAAGGAATTCAGAAATCGATCTCTGCCAAAGAGGCAAATCGTTTGGCTACCACGCTGGAATATGAGCTTTCGATTCTACGTTTTGAGGAAGAAAATTCGGATGGCGCCGAGTATACCACAGCCTTTGAAAAGGCCTTTGAGTGGATCGAAGAGTCAGGAACCAATGACCGCGACAGCTATATTCTGCTTTACCAATATCGTGGTGACCCGGATAAGGTGCGCGATGATGGATCGCTTGAACCACAGGCGGATAAGAGTAAACAACTTCCCGGTAGCGATTACGTTTTGCAGTCAGTCGTGCGCCGTCTGGGGGATGACAAGGTGAGTGAAGAATTGCAGCCCGGCATTGTGGAAGGTCGCGTATTTTTTGTTCGCATGACCCAGCTGGTTTTCGACAATGGAGAGCTTAAGCTGGCCGGACAGGACGGCGTTCCCGGAGGTCTTGGGCAGATTATTGATCCTACGGAACCTCGCGATACCGTCACGGATCACACCGATTACCCTGAGGCCACCATTGCGTTTCAGGCTCAGTTTTATGTCTTGAAAAGCAGCGTTTACAGCTACGTAAACGGCACCTTTGACTTGGACGATGATAATAATGATGGTCACCCCGATGCCACGGGAAAACCTGCATTTGTTCGCAATATGGCGGTCCGCCGATAA
- a CDS encoding PulJ/GspJ family protein, producing the protein MRTKRLQPGFTLIELLVAMSITVILLGVLVYMTGISMDTYKDKRNEVRASRQAKEAIEAVAKDLESMVSRRDGNTYEWLYAGKETNAQMGPAQKEITNTSHLIFFTGATDRYNGEIGKDGVDKGGDVSAVSYRLVYRDQIGDTDDEEYAVFSLYRNLVDPDEAFDILAVDDLQAEYSTRFKSSDLQASNFLVENIYEFTVTFLVEYTPVGETSTKIERVTMRESTGGYTSVRLKGNELVATKGAGQNTDILNGQIVGAEVSITVLTDHGLTLAKRSAMTRDDLIRKHSYHYTKTINTPRP; encoded by the coding sequence ATGAGAACCAAACGACTTCAGCCTGGTTTCACCTTGATTGAGCTTCTTGTGGCGATGTCTATCACTGTGATATTGCTCGGTGTGCTTGTTTATATGACCGGCATTTCCATGGATACCTATAAGGATAAGCGAAACGAGGTACGTGCATCCCGTCAGGCCAAGGAGGCGATTGAGGCCGTGGCCAAGGATTTGGAAAGTATGGTTTCCCGGCGGGACGGCAATACTTACGAGTGGTTGTATGCTGGCAAGGAGACCAACGCTCAGATGGGGCCAGCCCAAAAAGAGATTACCAATACGAGTCATCTGATTTTCTTCACCGGGGCCACAGACCGTTATAATGGAGAAATTGGGAAAGATGGCGTCGACAAAGGTGGGGATGTCTCTGCTGTGAGTTATCGTTTGGTCTATCGCGACCAGATAGGGGATACCGACGATGAGGAGTATGCTGTATTTTCCTTATACCGCAATCTGGTGGATCCAGATGAAGCTTTTGATATTCTGGCTGTCGATGACTTGCAGGCAGAGTACTCAACGCGCTTTAAAAGTTCGGATTTACAGGCATCCAATTTTTTGGTGGAGAACATCTATGAATTCACGGTTACTTTCCTTGTGGAATACACACCTGTGGGTGAAACCTCGACAAAGATCGAGCGGGTGACCATGCGGGAGAGTACGGGTGGCTACACTTCCGTTCGATTGAAGGGGAATGAGCTGGTCGCTACCAAAGGAGCAGGGCAGAACACGGATATTTTGAATGGTCAGATTGTGGGCGCTGAGGTCAGTATTACGGTGCTGACCGATCATGGCCTCACCTTGGCGAAACGTTCGGCCATGACTCGGGATGATTTGATTCGCAAGCACTCCTATCACTACACCAAGACCATCAACACTCCACGTCCGTAG
- a CDS encoding S8 family peptidase, producing MSKTKSQRPLFLAMSLVALLGAGVAYQQLRNDENQAKIKSDQTKPPLKPQASPLAASKPLSRGYPRSHEASATQDIPPGAIGNERILRFKDDASYQAFLNKAKQQGLTILGHSDILKAIRIRTSDLDHLGDIEGAESGYNYVVNIPPPPSASAQPGASGFGANALAWLGVSADNSSWGQGVTVAVLDSGVNQHIALQGNVTHIELSALAEGSSQLGHGTAVASIISGDHPLTPGVAPASDILSIRISDESGTSNSFTLAEGIIQAVDGGASVINISMGSYGDSSMVADAVQYAQDHGAVIVASAGNEGLDTLAFPAAYPGVIAVGAVEQGGAHLDFSNSHDQLNITAPGYEVNAAWGTEQLTRFSGTSASAPFISGAIAATLSENPEMSAQDAANLVTQLSNDAGYPGPDAQYGEGTLDLGRVMNHDTPGIYDAAISSQLLIPANSPANLPEIWVTIQNRGTETLINSPVSITTSSGTKNLNISSLPPGDIQTFKIPVLIPYDGASTSVSSSVGTQEADSNPANNSQSASFSLE from the coding sequence ATGTCCAAAACCAAGAGTCAACGCCCGCTATTCCTCGCCATGAGCCTTGTTGCCCTGCTGGGGGCGGGTGTCGCTTACCAGCAACTCCGAAACGATGAAAACCAGGCCAAGATCAAGAGCGACCAGACAAAACCACCACTCAAACCCCAAGCATCCCCGCTGGCAGCCTCCAAACCCTTGAGTCGGGGCTATCCCCGCAGCCACGAAGCGAGTGCAACGCAAGACATTCCGCCTGGAGCCATTGGGAACGAGCGAATCCTCCGCTTCAAAGACGATGCCTCCTACCAGGCATTCCTTAACAAGGCGAAGCAACAAGGTCTGACCATTCTTGGGCACTCCGACATCCTGAAAGCCATACGCATTCGGACCAGTGATCTTGATCATTTAGGGGACATCGAAGGAGCGGAAAGCGGCTACAACTACGTCGTCAACATCCCCCCGCCACCATCGGCAAGTGCTCAACCAGGAGCTTCCGGTTTTGGCGCCAATGCTCTGGCTTGGCTCGGCGTTTCCGCTGACAACAGCAGCTGGGGCCAAGGGGTGACCGTCGCCGTCCTCGACTCGGGAGTAAACCAACACATCGCCCTTCAGGGCAATGTCACTCACATCGAACTCTCTGCCTTGGCAGAAGGCAGCAGCCAGCTTGGCCACGGAACAGCAGTGGCTTCGATCATTTCAGGTGACCACCCTCTCACCCCGGGTGTTGCGCCAGCATCAGATATCCTTTCCATTCGTATTTCCGACGAATCCGGGACCTCCAATTCGTTCACCCTGGCAGAAGGAATCATTCAAGCCGTCGACGGCGGGGCGAGCGTGATCAACATTTCCATGGGATCCTATGGCGACAGCTCCATGGTGGCGGATGCGGTGCAGTATGCGCAGGACCATGGTGCTGTGATTGTGGCATCAGCAGGCAATGAAGGACTCGACACCCTGGCCTTTCCAGCAGCCTATCCCGGAGTCATCGCCGTAGGGGCGGTAGAACAAGGAGGAGCCCATCTCGATTTTTCCAATAGCCATGATCAGCTGAACATCACGGCTCCGGGTTACGAAGTGAACGCCGCCTGGGGAACCGAACAATTAACCCGCTTTTCGGGAACCTCTGCCAGTGCGCCCTTCATCAGTGGAGCCATTGCGGCCACCCTGTCAGAAAACCCGGAAATGAGCGCCCAGGATGCGGCAAACTTGGTTACGCAGCTCAGCAACGATGCCGGATACCCCGGCCCTGACGCTCAATACGGAGAGGGAACACTCGACCTTGGCCGGGTCATGAACCACGACACCCCGGGAATCTATGATGCCGCAATCAGCAGCCAGCTACTGATCCCAGCCAACAGCCCTGCCAATCTTCCTGAAATTTGGGTCACCATTCAAAACCGTGGAACCGAAACCCTCATCAACAGCCCGGTAAGCATCACCACCTCATCAGGAACCAAAAACCTCAACATCAGCAGCCTGCCACCCGGTGACATCCAAACCTTCAAAATCCCAGTCCTCATCCCCTACGATGGCGCGTCAACATCCGTCAGTTCCAGTGTAGGAACCCAGGAAGCAGATTCCAACCCTGCCAACAACAGCCAGTCAGCAAGCTTCAGTTTGGAATAA
- the fmt gene encoding methionyl-tRNA formyltransferase: MSDLRIVFMGTGDIAIPSFLSLLPRPPLALVTQPDKPVGRKQVMTAPRIKTVALEHGICVLQPEKAGDQAFLDELKALKPDVIVVMAYGQILKQALLDLPRVAIINVHASLLPKYRGAACIQAAIDAGDATTGVTVMHVVKALDAGDVILRREIEIGADETGGVLHDRLADLSPMALAEALKQIADASAGREPQDESQVSYIPKLMRQDGEIDWNQSAAKIERRVRAYDPWPGTSTAYIETKGRHRGRLRRLKVYPQVRLVEGAGAPGEVLECEGRLVVACGEGALEIQELQADGSRRMSAAEFLLGGALQAGDVLQSGGSPK, translated from the coding sequence ATGTCCGATTTGCGTATTGTTTTTATGGGGACCGGGGATATTGCCATCCCCTCGTTTTTATCCTTGCTGCCAAGGCCACCACTAGCGCTGGTGACTCAGCCGGATAAACCTGTAGGTCGAAAGCAGGTGATGACTGCGCCTCGGATTAAAACCGTGGCGCTTGAACATGGGATTTGCGTTTTGCAGCCAGAGAAAGCCGGGGATCAAGCGTTTTTGGATGAACTTAAGGCTTTGAAACCTGATGTGATCGTCGTGATGGCCTATGGGCAGATTCTCAAACAAGCACTGCTGGATCTTCCACGGGTGGCGATTATCAATGTGCACGCTTCTCTTTTACCCAAGTACCGCGGAGCCGCTTGTATCCAGGCTGCCATCGATGCCGGGGATGCCACAACCGGCGTAACCGTTATGCATGTGGTTAAAGCTCTGGATGCCGGGGATGTGATCCTGCGTCGGGAAATTGAGATTGGAGCTGACGAAACCGGAGGAGTGCTTCATGACCGACTTGCTGACTTGTCGCCTATGGCGCTCGCAGAAGCACTTAAGCAAATCGCCGATGCTTCGGCGGGGAGGGAACCCCAGGATGAGAGTCAGGTTTCATATATCCCCAAGCTCATGCGGCAGGATGGCGAAATCGATTGGAACCAATCCGCTGCGAAGATTGAACGGCGGGTTCGCGCGTATGACCCTTGGCCGGGAACTTCGACCGCTTACATCGAAACCAAAGGTCGTCACCGAGGCCGGCTTCGTCGCTTGAAAGTGTACCCTCAGGTCAGGCTGGTCGAGGGGGCGGGAGCTCCGGGAGAGGTGTTGGAGTGTGAGGGTCGCTTGGTGGTTGCTTGTGGAGAGGGTGCCTTGGAAATTCAGGAGCTACAAGCCGATGGTTCGCGGCGAATGTCTGCAGCTGAATTTTTATTGGGAGGCGCATTGCAAGCCGGAGATGTTTTGCAATCAGGAGGGAGCCCAAAGTAG
- a CDS encoding SLC13 family permease — translation MTYEIAYVLVLLAVALVLFVTEVVRMDLVAFLVLVVLAVGGMVSPQQALAGFSNPAVVTVWAMFILSAGLSSTGVADVIGKQVLRVAGKGEVRIIFTVMMAAGVMSAFMNNVGVAALMLPVVMDIARRTGVSPSRLLMPMAYASLLGGLTTLVGTPPNLVASGALEQAGYEPFQLFEFAPIGVPALLIGSLFVALVGRHLLPKEVPEHFQESMQTAGAMLKFDYEIDKHRFQLKVGEGTSVPGQTLESLGLGSVLGLNVYAVRRGDETLTDIDGGFVLRAGDLLFLQGSVEQFQYFLGWRAFEMARGAEISELLALQHIAFLELSLADGSELLGHSVEELGFSSRFPGFIVSVLRGGREIRSGIPLLVLQSGDCLRVETREENVSEYVKSGCFSQVTRIEGDAMDVFYEESQSLFQLEISEWSQFAGRRISETRVGEVLHLRIVGIARKSGENYFPVGDDVFQPGDKLLVQGSRQTEDILHGLQSLELSQGNELGDLHDLDVGLAEVTLSPQSSLAGKKIAEMNFRRRYGLQIQAIWRRGQVLGYGLSNESLELGDAILLTGPGRRIEDLATDADFLVLSRQDVGQPQSKGGGKAWLATLVMLGVIVMVLFGVLPIAVAAIAGVVVMVIGRCLSMDDGYRAIEWQSVFLIACMIPMGTAMQESGAAQWIAGGVASVAEPFGAWGMVIGLYVLTSLATTIVPTTALVLIMAPIAIGAAVRLGISPHLIMMAVAMAASASFTSPISHPANVMVMGPGGYRFIDYVKMGVLLAVVVMLTVVPIIAMMDWS, via the coding sequence ATGACGTACGAGATTGCATATGTCTTGGTTCTGTTGGCGGTGGCTTTGGTGCTTTTTGTCACTGAAGTGGTGCGGATGGATTTGGTTGCCTTCCTTGTGTTGGTGGTTCTGGCTGTTGGTGGAATGGTTTCGCCCCAACAGGCTTTGGCGGGGTTCAGTAATCCTGCTGTGGTTACGGTGTGGGCGATGTTTATTCTGAGTGCCGGATTAAGCTCTACCGGGGTGGCTGATGTGATAGGAAAGCAGGTGCTACGGGTCGCGGGGAAGGGGGAGGTCAGGATCATCTTTACAGTGATGATGGCTGCAGGGGTGATGTCCGCATTCATGAATAACGTCGGAGTCGCAGCTTTGATGTTGCCGGTGGTGATGGATATTGCGCGCCGAACCGGGGTCTCACCTTCCAGGTTGCTGATGCCGATGGCTTATGCCTCGCTGCTTGGAGGATTGACAACCTTGGTAGGAACGCCCCCGAACCTGGTGGCTTCGGGAGCTCTTGAGCAGGCAGGATACGAACCGTTTCAGCTATTTGAGTTTGCTCCGATAGGTGTGCCCGCTTTGTTGATAGGTTCTCTGTTTGTTGCCTTGGTGGGAAGGCACTTGTTGCCGAAGGAGGTGCCTGAGCACTTTCAGGAAAGCATGCAGACAGCGGGGGCGATGTTGAAATTTGACTATGAAATCGATAAGCATCGCTTCCAGTTGAAGGTTGGTGAGGGTACCTCGGTGCCTGGGCAAACGCTTGAGTCTTTGGGTCTTGGCTCGGTGCTTGGGTTGAACGTCTATGCTGTCAGGCGAGGGGATGAAACCTTGACTGATATCGACGGAGGTTTTGTGCTGCGTGCTGGGGATTTATTGTTTCTTCAAGGGAGCGTTGAGCAGTTTCAGTATTTTCTTGGTTGGCGGGCTTTTGAAATGGCACGGGGGGCTGAGATATCGGAGCTGTTAGCATTACAGCATATTGCTTTTTTAGAGTTGAGCTTGGCGGACGGGTCTGAACTGCTCGGCCATTCGGTGGAGGAACTTGGTTTTTCTTCGCGGTTTCCAGGTTTTATCGTTTCGGTTTTAAGAGGGGGGCGTGAAATCCGTTCGGGTATTCCATTGCTGGTGTTGCAGTCTGGCGACTGCCTTCGTGTGGAGACGCGGGAAGAGAATGTTTCCGAGTATGTAAAATCTGGATGTTTTTCTCAGGTCACACGGATTGAAGGGGATGCGATGGATGTTTTTTATGAGGAGTCCCAGTCTCTGTTTCAGCTAGAGATTTCAGAGTGGTCACAATTTGCCGGTCGACGGATATCGGAAACCAGGGTGGGTGAGGTGTTGCATCTGAGGATCGTTGGGATCGCGCGAAAGAGCGGAGAAAACTATTTCCCGGTCGGGGATGATGTGTTTCAACCTGGAGATAAGTTATTGGTGCAGGGGAGTCGGCAGACGGAGGATATCTTACATGGCTTGCAGAGCTTGGAATTGAGTCAGGGGAATGAGCTTGGCGATTTGCACGACCTGGACGTTGGTTTGGCAGAGGTCACCTTGTCTCCGCAGAGTAGTCTGGCAGGAAAGAAGATTGCGGAGATGAATTTCCGGCGGCGTTATGGATTGCAGATTCAGGCAATTTGGCGTCGAGGGCAGGTGCTTGGTTATGGATTGTCCAATGAGTCGCTTGAGTTGGGAGATGCCATTCTATTGACTGGCCCCGGGCGGAGGATTGAGGACCTGGCAACGGATGCTGATTTTTTGGTGTTGTCGCGTCAGGATGTGGGGCAGCCTCAGAGCAAAGGTGGAGGGAAAGCATGGCTAGCAACGCTTGTTATGCTTGGCGTGATTGTGATGGTGTTGTTCGGGGTGTTGCCGATTGCGGTGGCTGCGATTGCCGGTGTGGTGGTGATGGTGATTGGACGATGTTTATCGATGGATGATGGATACCGGGCGATCGAATGGCAGTCGGTGTTTTTGATTGCCTGTATGATTCCGATGGGGACGGCGATGCAGGAGTCAGGTGCGGCCCAGTGGATTGCCGGAGGGGTGGCTTCGGTGGCAGAACCTTTTGGTGCGTGGGGGATGGTGATTGGGTTGTATGTTTTGACGTCCTTGGCGACGACCATTGTTCCGACCACGGCCTTGGTGTTGATTATGGCTCCGATTGCGATTGGTGCCGCGGTGCGTTTGGGGATATCACCTCATCTGATTATGATGGCTGTGGCGATGGCGGCTTCTGCCAGTTTTACCAGTCCGATTTCCCACCCGGCTAACGTTATGGTGATGGGACCCGGGGGGTATCGGTTTATTGATTATGTGAAGATGGGGGTGCTGCTTGCGGTTGTGGTGATGCTTACGGTGGTTCCGATTATTGCGATGATGGACTGGAGCTAG